A window of Roseiflexus castenholzii DSM 13941 genomic DNA:
AGGCCACCTGATTGTTGCATCACGCGCAGATAAATCTCCAGTATCTCATGCAGAGTCAGGTAGCGCATCAAGCCAACCGTTGATAGAGTTCGGTATTCTTCTGGAGCACATACTCGAGCGCTTTTCGAAATTCTTCTTCGGGACGGGAAAGTAACTCTTCAACACTGACCCGCACTAACTCCTCAGGAGTAACCCGGAAAAGCGTGGCTATCTGTTGAAGTTTTTGTAATTGGTCATCCGATAAGGCAATGGTGATGGTGGTCATAGGGGATCAACTCCTGTTGTGTGCGCCTTGTCCGTGCCAGGCAACAAGGCTACGTTGCGCCGCCCAACTATTGATTTCATCGACATACGCCTGATAACAGGCTATAGACAGAGAAGGTGACTTTTTGCTCTATACAGAGAGCTTCTAAACAGCGAAAAGGCCACCCCCTTGCATCATGTGTTCATAATCTGTACACCAAATTTTTAGCAAAGTCAAGCGCTATGACCAGAAAGTTACCGGATCAGGCTCGCAATATTTTGCGAGCAAAACATTATTCCTGCCGCACCGAGCAATCCTCCATAGACTGGATGCGCCGCTGTATTCTCTTCCGCACAAGCGGGCGTATCGGCTCTACAATCCGCCGTTGCGCGGCTTCGCGTCTGTCTGGCTTTGCCCACTCGCCTGTTTTTAGAAGCTATCTCAAAAAGCAGAATGAACACGACTGAACAGCGCCGATGAATTCATTCAGACCGTTCGATAGGGTCAGGCGGGTATTGTCGAACATGCGAGGCATATGTCGTGGTATACGTAGCTTTCAATGGACTCAAGGACGCTACATCACCCTAATCATCGTCTCACGCCCTGAGAGTGGCTGCGGGTGGAATGGTTTATACCGATTACGATTGAAGATGCCGCATGCTGGTCATTCCGAGCCCTTCGCTTCGCTCAGGGTAAACGCAGCGCGGAATCTGAGCGGGTCGCGCCAGACCCCTCGCGCTGCTCGGGGTGACCATCCGGCATGGTCACCCCGAGCAGCGCGAGGGGTGACCATGCCGGATGGTCACAGGGAATTGGCATTATGCCTCTCCTGCTACCTGGTCGCTCGACCAGGCAAGCGACTGAACAGCAGTTGGTCACAGGGAATTGGCATTATGCCTCTCCTGCTACCCTACCAGCAACACCTTGCCGGGGCGCGTTTTATGTTCGGCAGCGATGACTGCTTCGCGCACATCGCCGAGGTCGTACTCCGCCGCAACTGGCGTATGGAGCGTCCCATCAGCGATCAGCCCGAACAGGGTGGTGAAGAGGTCCTGCGCCTGCTCCGGCGTGGCGGTCTGAAGCCAGTGCGACAACCACCATCCACGGATGGTGGCGCTGCGGAACAGCAACGTGCCTAGATGGATCGTGAGCGGCTCGCCGGCAATGGCGCCATAGACGAGCATCGTCCCTCCCATAGCGAGCGATGCCGCCAGGCGCGCACCGCTTGCGCCGCCGACCGAGTCGAGTGCGTAGCGCACACCTTTGCCCCCCGTCAGTGCATGCACCCGCGCAACCACATTCTCGTCCTGCTCGCAGATAATGTCATCCGCTCCCAGGGTACGCAGGTCGTCCATCACCTCACGCCGGCGGACGACATTGATCGTGCGGAAGCCAAGGCGTTGCGCCAGCCGGATGACGTGCCGCCCGACGATGGAATTGGCGGCGTTTTGCAGCACCCATTCGCCAGGTTCAACCCGTAGTGTGTCGGTAAGCATCAGCCACGCCGTCGCCGGATTGATCAGCGCCGTCGCCGCCTGCCGGTCGCCAATCGTAGCAGGAACCGGGATGGTTCTGGCGGCGGGAACGACCACATACTCCTGCCAGAGTCCCGCCGCACCCATGGGAATGACTGTTTGCCCGATAGTGCGGTCGGTGACCCCTTCGCCGACGCCGACGATCACGCCGGCGCCTTCGAAGCCGGGAACGGCAGGCAGGCGCGGCAGTATGCCATACAACCCGCGGATGACGAACAGATCGGAGGGGTTGATCGGACGAACCTGCACCCGCACCAGTACCTGACCGGGACCCGTCTGAGGCGCAGGGATGTTTTCAATAGTCAGGACATCGGCAGGTTCGCCGAAGGAAGCGAAGCGAACGGCACGCATGGTTTGGTTCTCTCCTGCAATGTGAGCCGGGTGCGTGACAATCGGTAGTGTACCACGAATATCGAGGGGCGTGAGGTGTGAGGCGAGGGGGCGTGAGGCGAGGGGTGTGAGGCGAGGGGCGTGAGGTGTGAGGCGAGGGGCGAGGGGCGTGAGGCGTGATGCGAGGGGCGTGAGGTGTGAGGCGAGGGGCGTGAGGCACGAGGCGAGGGGCGTGAGGCGTGAGGCGAGGGGCGTGAGGCGAGGGGCGTGAGGCGAGGGGCGTGAGGCGAGGGGCGTGAGGTGTGAGGCGTGAGGCGTGAGGCGAGGGGCGTGAGGCGTGAGGCGAGGGGGCGTGAGATGAGAGGCGAGGGGCGCGAGGCGTGAGGCGTGAGGCGTGAGGCGAGGGGCGTGAGGTGTGAGGCGAGGGGCGTGAGGCACGAGGCGAGGGGCGTGAGGCGAGGGGCGTGAGGCACGAGGCGAGGGGCGTGAGGCGAGGGGCGTGAGGTGTGAGGCGTGAGGTGTGAGGCGAGGGGCGCGAGGCGTGAGGCGTGAGGCGTGAGGCGAGGGGCGTGAGGCGTGAGGCGAGGGGGCGTGAGATGAGAGGGCGGCAGGCGGCATGTGCGCAGGCGGAAGGTAACCCCTAACCCTTAATAACCCCAGACCCTGCCATAGTTCCCGGTTCTTAGTTCTCATACTACCTTGCGGTCAGTCAGACAAAATGTTCGAGCGCCCAGTCAGCAAGGCGTAACGAAACGCGCGTCGGCGGTCGTGGGCGCATGACTGTGCATTGGCATCAGCAGCCCCAGCGGGGCTTTCACTTGCTTCAGCGAGGGCTTTAGCCCGCAGTGCCCGAGCGTCCTGCTGCGCGCCCTGTCAGTATTGTACGAATGACTGCGCGTTAGTATCAGTTCTCAGTTCTCAGTTCTCGGTTCTTGATTCTCCCCCAAAAAGGTGTAGACTCTCAGGTGATGACATTTCACAAGAGGAGTCCGCCATGAACGAACGCACCTTCCTTGAGCCTGGCGTCGTTCTCGGCGAGTGGTGGCATCGCACCGCCGATGGCCGGTTTCAGTGCGATCTCTGTCCGCGCGGCTGCACGCTGCGCCCTGGTCAGCACGGCTTCTGCTTTGTGCGCGAGGCGCGCAATGAAGGGATCGTCCTTTCCTCCTACGGTCGCGCGTCCGGTTTCTGCGCCGACCCGATCGAGAAGAAGCCGCTCTTCCATTTTTTCCCCGGTACGGGGGTCTTTTCCTTTGGTACTGCCGGGTGCAACCTGGGGTGCCGTTTCTGCCAGAACTGGTCGATCTCCAAAGCGCGCGAGATGGCGCTGCTCGACGCGCGCGCGACGCCGGAGGAGGTTGCAGAAGCGGCGCTAGCAGTAGGGTGTCGCAGCGTCGCTTTTACCTACAACGATCCGGTCATTTTTGCCGAGTATGCCATTGATTGCGCGCGCGCTGCGCGCGAACGCGGTCTGGCAACCGTCGTTGTGTCGGCGGGGTACATTTCGCCGCAGGCGCGGCCCGCTTTCTTTGCGCACATCGATGCCGCAAACATCGATCTCAAAGGGTTCAGCGAGGAATTTTACCGGAAATTGTGCCTCGGCTCGCTGGCGCCGGTGCTCGACACGCTCCGCTGGCTGCGCCGTGAGACCAATGTCTGGCTGGAAGTAACCAATCTGATCATTCCCGGCGCCAATGACTCGCCAGACGATGTTGCGCGCCTGTGCGATTGGTTCGTGAATGAACTCGGTCCTGATGTGCCGTTGCACTTTACGGCGTTCCATCCCGATTATCGTATGCTCGATACGCCGCCAACCCCGCCCGCGACGCTGAAACGCGCTCGCGAACAGGCGCTTGCCGCCGGTCTGCGCTATGTGTATACCGGGAATGTCTACGACGCTGCCGGGCAGTCGACGTACTGCGCCGGTTGCGGCGCGCGTGTCATCGAGCGCGACTGGCATCGCCTGAAACGCTGGCGACTTGACGCCGCCGGTCGATGTGTGCGCTGCGGTCATCCGCTGCCGGGACGGTTCGATGCTGCGCCGGGGCGCTGGAACGGACGGATGGCGCCGGTGCGGATTGTGGAGTCACTCGCGTGACCCGTTGTGCCCGCAACGGAGCCGTTGCGGTGGGTTGAGCCGTTGCACTGCAACCGCTCAACTTCCGCACACACCTTCATACCCTCTTGCCTCTTGCCTCACGCCTCACGCCTCACGCCTCACGCCTCACGCCTCACGCCTCGCGCCCCTCGCCTCACACCTCACGCCCCGCGCCTCACGCCCCTCGCCTCACACCTCACGCCCCTCGCCTCACACCCCTCGCCTCACGCCCCTCGCCTCACGCCCCTCGCCTCACGCCCCTCGCCTCACGCCCCTCGCCTCACACCTCACGCCTCGCGTCTCACGCCTCGTGCCTCACGCCCCGCGCCTCGTACCTCGTGCCTCACGCCCCGCGCCTCACGCCTCGCGTCTCACGCCTCGTGCCTCTTGCCCCGCGCCTCGTGCCTCGTACCTCGTGCCTCTTGCCCCGCGCCTCGTGCCTCGTACCTCGTGCCTCTTGCCCCGCGCCTCGTGCCTCACGCCGGATACAAATGCCCGCTTTCGACGCGCCAGCGACGCGCGCGCGTGAGGAACTTCAGGTCGAAGTCGTCGGTTCCGGTGGCAGTCACGATCGTTTGCTGGTCGGGACGTTCCAGAATATCCTGCACGTGCGATCGTCGTTCGGCGTCCAATTCGGAGAGCAGATCGTCGAGGAGCAACACCGGCGCGTCACCGGTGCGTATTCGCATCAGTTTTGCTTCGCCGAGTTTGAGCGACAGTGTGGCGCTGCGTTGTTGTCCGCGTGAACCATACGCGCCAATGGGGACGCCGCCAACCGCGATCAGCAGATCGTCGCGGTGTGGCCCGATCAGCGTTTGCCCACGCCCGATCTCGTCGTCGCGCAGGCGTGTCAGGTGTGCCAGAAATGCCTGCTCGATAGCGCGGCTGTCGGTAACCGAATCAATACCCGCAACGCTGCTCTGATAGGCAAGGGTCAGTGGCGTGTCACCGCCCGACATCCGGCAATAGAGTGGTCCTGCCAGGGCGTTGAGGTCAACGACGGCGTGTAGCCGTTCGCGCAGCAGATACGCGCCCGCCATTGCCAGTTCCCGGTCCCAGAACGCCAGTTCATCGTCGGCATAGCGCAATGG
This region includes:
- the recF gene encoding DNA replication/repair protein RecF (All proteins in this family for which functions are known are DNA-binding proteins that assist the filamentation of RecA onto DNA for the initiation of recombination or recombinational repair.), translated to MYVTHLSLRDFRNYERLDLNLEPGVTLLYGPNAAGKTTVLEAIYFLATTRSPRAGADRELVRFEAQGDLGVPPFARLVCDVVRADGYVRLEVVVQRRAEEESAIGATPTIKTVRIDRKAVRALDLVGNLRVVLFTPADIALVTGAPAERRRYLDVTLSQIDGRYVRTLAHYQKVVQQRNSLLRAWREGRRPLRYADDELAFWDRELAMAGAYLLRERLHAVVDLNALAGPLYCRMSGGDTPLTLAYQSSVAGIDSVTDSRAIEQAFLAHLTRLRDDEIGRGQTLIGPHRDDLLIAVGGVPIGAYGSRGQQRSATLSLKLGEAKLMRIRTGDAPVLLLDDLLSELDAERRSHVQDILERPDQQTIVTATGTDDFDLKFLTRARRWRVESGHLYPA
- a CDS encoding zinc-dependent alcohol dehydrogenase family protein encodes the protein MRAVRFASFGEPADVLTIENIPAPQTGPGQVLVRVQVRPINPSDLFVIRGLYGILPRLPAVPGFEGAGVIVGVGEGVTDRTIGQTVIPMGAAGLWQEYVVVPAARTIPVPATIGDRQAATALINPATAWLMLTDTLRVEPGEWVLQNAANSIVGRHVIRLAQRLGFRTINVVRRREVMDDLRTLGADDIICEQDENVVARVHALTGGKGVRYALDSVGGASGARLAASLAMGGTMLVYGAIAGEPLTIHLGTLLFRSATIRGWWLSHWLQTATPEQAQDLFTTLFGLIADGTLHTPVAAEYDLGDVREAVIAAEHKTRPGKVLLVG
- the amrS gene encoding AmmeMemoRadiSam system radical SAM enzyme, translating into MNERTFLEPGVVLGEWWHRTADGRFQCDLCPRGCTLRPGQHGFCFVREARNEGIVLSSYGRASGFCADPIEKKPLFHFFPGTGVFSFGTAGCNLGCRFCQNWSISKAREMALLDARATPEEVAEAALAVGCRSVAFTYNDPVIFAEYAIDCARAARERGLATVVVSAGYISPQARPAFFAHIDAANIDLKGFSEEFYRKLCLGSLAPVLDTLRWLRRETNVWLEVTNLIIPGANDSPDDVARLCDWFVNELGPDVPLHFTAFHPDYRMLDTPPTPPATLKRAREQALAAGLRYVYTGNVYDAAGQSTYCAGCGARVIERDWHRLKRWRLDAAGRCVRCGHPLPGRFDAAPGRWNGRMAPVRIVESLA